The Sphaeramia orbicularis chromosome 16, fSphaOr1.1, whole genome shotgun sequence genome window below encodes:
- the klhl38b gene encoding kelch-like protein 38, protein MDRPAVELFQYKDKEQSSNLLLQLNSLRQENILTDVLLCSDNTEIPCHRNVLVSSSPYFRAMFCSNFKEKQQAKVFLKGITPAILTSIIDYVYTGLISISMDIVLPLMQAASMLQYGRLFEACSCFLQKQLNPDNCLSMIRLSEIMNCKSLKDKAKEMAMRKFSDVSVSEDLCELSLPELMGYLEDDSLCAEEEQVFETLVAWIHHDPLSRRGAISDLFKKVRLRYIHPTYLFQFIANDPLIQSSTLCTELIESVRRLMFSVSTKIIGDTAAGFKNLWVRQRRYTCCDRLVVVGGRKNNEQTSREALVFEEKTQKWQALAKLPIRLYKASYVALHSVLYVIGGLTTSTKYSQVNTTVYTLSLKTNQWRMAEPMLEPRFAHQSISYLHFIFVLGGLGSDRRVTGTVERYNSMFNQWESMAPMPEAVLHPAVAATNQRIYVFGGEDAMQNPVRLIQVYHITRNMWLKMENRTVKNVSAPAAVMDDKIYIIGGYTRRMMAYDTKTNRFIKCANLKERRMHHSATVLNNRLYITGGRYVNGHDVIQDSDNFEVYDPKTDTWTSKGTLPYKLFDHGSLTLTCVSEKWAK, encoded by the exons ATGGACCGACCAGCTGTCGAGTTGTTCCAGTACAAAGACAAAGAACAGTCCTCCAACCTGCTTCTGCAGCTCAACAGCCTGAGGCAGGAGAACATCCTGACTGATGTGTTATTGTGTTCAGATAACACAGAGATCCCATGCCACCGCAATGTCCTGGTGTCCAGCAGCCCCTATTTCAGAGCCATGTTCTGCAGCAACTTCAAAGAAAAGCAGCAGGCCAAGGTATTCTTAAAGGGCATCACACCTGCCATTCTGACCAGTATCATTGACTATGTTTACACTGGGCTCATTAGTATCAGTATGGATATTGTGCTGCCTCTCATGCAGGCAGCTTCCATGTTGCAATATGGCCGCCTTTTTGAGGCCTGTTCATGTTTCCTTCAGAAGCAGCTGAACCCAGACAACTGTTTGAGCATGATCAGACTGTCGGAAATCATGAATTGTAAAAGTCTGAAGGACAAAGCAAAGGAGATGGCCATGAGGAAATTCTCAGATGTGTCAGTCTCTGAGGATCTGTGTGAGCTCTCCTTGCCGGAGCTCATGGGATACCTGGAGGATGATAGTCTTTGTGCAGAAGAGGAGCAGGTCTTTGAGACACTTGTAGCTTGGATCCACCACGATCCTTTATCCAGACGAGGCGCCATCAGTGACCTTTTCAAGAAAGTTCGTCTTCGTTACATCCACCCTACCTACCTCTTCCAATTCATTGCCAACGACCCTCTGATCCAGTCGTCCACACTTTGTACTGAGCTCATTGAGTCTGTGAGGAGACTCATGTTTTCTGTCAGCACGAAAATCATTGGTGACACAGCCGCTGGCTTTAAAAACCTCTGGGTAAGACAGCGGCGCTACACCTGCTGTGACAGgctggtggtggtcggagggaggAAGAACAATGAGCAGACCTCAAGAGAGGCTTTAGTCTTTGAGGAGAAGACTCAGAAGTGGCAGGCCCTCGCCAAGCTGCCCATCCGCCTTTACAAAGCCTCCTATGTTGCTCTTCACAGTGTGCTTTATGTCATCGGAGGCTTGACCACAAGCACCAAGTACAGCCAGGTCAACACCACAGTCTACACCCTCTCTCTCAAGACCAACCAGTGGCGGATGGCGGAGCCCATGTTGGAGCCACGTTTTGCCCACCAGAGTATTTCCTACTTGCACTTTATCTTTGTCCTGGGGGGACTTGGATCTGACAGACGGGTGACAGGCACCGTAGAGAG ATACAACAGTATGTTCAACCAGTGGGAGTCAATGGCGCCCATGCCTGAGGCTGTGCTGCACCCTGCGGTGGCGGCTACAAACCAGAGGATCTACGTGTTTGGAGGAGAAGACGCCATGCAGAACCCAGTCCGGCTCATACAG GTATATCACATCACCAGGAACATGTGGTTGAAGATGGAGAACAGGACGGTGAAGAACGTCTCTGCTCCCGCTGCTGTTATGGatgataaaatatacatcattggAG GATACACGAGGAGAATGATGGCATACGACACCAAGACCAACAGGTTCATCAAGTGTGCCAACCTGAAGGAGAGGAGGATGCATCATTCTGCCACCGTTCTCAATAACAGGCTCTACATCACAGGGGGTCGCTACGTCAACGGCCACGACGTCATCCAGGACTCGGATAATTTTGAAGTGTATGACCCAAAGACAGACACTTGGACGTCTAAAGGGACTCTGCCGTATAAACTGTTTGACCATGGTTCCCTAACGTTGACATGTGTCTCAGAGAAATGGGCCAAATAA